The window ACCCCACCACGTTTCAAGTGACTCGCGGGAAACAATCCGAAGACCTCACAGCAAAAGAACTGAAACTCCTCCAGCTTTTCTTCACCCATCCCGGCGAAGTATTCTCCCGCGACAAACTGCTCAACGAAGTTTGGGGCTACAACTACTACGGCACCACCCGCACCCTCGATCAGGTCATCGTGCAATTACGCAAGAAACTCGGTGATAACGCTGGAGAGCCGAAGCATTTGCTCACGGTGCATGGAGTGGGATACAAGCTGGTGATGTAGATCACAAAACAAGAAAACCCGGATGGCTTTCGCCATCCGGGTTTTTGGAATTCTTCTAAAGTATCTTACTTCTTCTTTTTCTTCGCGCCGTGGACTTTTGCGGCCACCTTCAGGCGCAAGCCATTCAAGCGGATGAAGCCCGTGGCGTCGTTCTGGTTGTAGGCCTTCGTCGGGTCCGCTTCCATCGTGGCGATGTGCGGGTTGTAGAGGCTCACCGGGGACTTGCGGCCCGCTGCGTAGATGCCGCCCTTGTAGAGCTTCACGCGCACCGTGCCCGTCACGTTCTTCTGGCTCTCTTCCACATACGCCTGCAACGCCAACCGCTCCGGTGCATACCAGAAACCGTTGTAAACGAGTGAGGCATACTTCGGGATGAACGAGTCGCGCTGATGCATGACTTCACGATCCATCGTGAGGCTCTCCATTTGGCGATGTGCGAAGATGAGGATGGCACCACCCGGCGTTTCATAGACACCACGGCTCTTCATACCCACGAAGCGGTTCTCCACCATGTCCACGCGACCGACGCCATGCTTGCCGCCGATCTTGTTCAGCGCGCGCATGACTTCGAGCGGCGACATCTTCTTGCCGTTCACTGCCACGCAATCACCCTTCACGAAATCCAGCTCCACATACTCCGCCTTGTCTGGTGCGTCTTCTGGCAACACGGACAGCGTGGTGAAATATTCGCGATTCT of the Verrucomicrobiia bacterium genome contains:
- a CDS encoding argininosuccinate synthase, yielding MKIVLAYSGGLDTSVLLSWIKDTYNAEMIAFCANVGQDDELKGLEKKAKKTGASKIYIDDLQEEFASDFIYPIIRAGAIYEGQYFLGTSIARPLIAKRMVEIAKAEGATAVGHGATGKGNDQVRFELTAAALAPDLEVIAPWRDERFRKEFPGRAEMIAYCEKKGIPVQASAKKPYSMDRNLLHISYEAGILEDPWYDSFDLKNREYFTTLSVLPEDAPDKAEYVELDFVKGDCVAVNGKKMSPLEVMRALNKIGGKHGVGRVDMVENRFVGMKSRGVYETPGGAILIFAHRQMESLTMDREVMHQRDSFIPKYASLVYNGFWYAPERLALQAYVEESQKNVTGTVRVKLYKGGIYAAGRKSPVSLYNPHIATMEADPTKAYNQNDATGFIRLNGLRLKVAAKVHGAKKKKK